TaatagtgaaaattaaaaaaaaaaagttggtgagaacatttaacatgagatctaccttcttaaatatttaatgtacaatatagtattgttaactgtaggaATGGTGTTGTATCACAGATCTCTAGAACtcattcatcttgcataactgaaattttatacctACTGAATAGcaactccccacttcccccttccttcagctctggcaaccaccattctactctccgCTTCTATGAGCTTGACTATTTttgatacctcatataagtgcagtcacacagtatttgtccttctatgactggcttctttcttaTAGTGCAatttaaagtgtttttgttttcaggtcTGATAGGTAACCTCTTTAGGAGCATATCTCCTCTACCAAGTGGTTCTTCCTACTCTGCCCTCCTTATTCCCATATTCTGTAGTAAGCCATCTTTCTTTGATCTAAGATATTGCAACTTAGCTGCTACTCTAAATCTTAAATTATCTGCTCAAACCATTCTTCTTTATAAATCGTCATTATCAACTGAATATACTCAATTGGAACTTTCCAGTTGAAATAAGGAGAACCTTggcttcaaaaaacaaaaatgggtaTAAATTCTGGGCAagttcagaagggaaaaaaggaatacaGAAGTTGTTTTGTATTTATAAGAAGTAATCATACTAGGAGAACACTGAATTTTCCatagattaaaatatatttagtttataGCTTACCATTCACTTGTGTGAGCTTTAATTCTGGAGATGTTAAATAATACTGATCACAGAGCATCTTGGAACACTCAAAGGCATCTGGAATGGAAGGGTTTTTTTTCATAACGATTAAATGAATTTATGCCAAGTAAAATTTTCCACTGATCTTCAATGTATACACTACTCTTAATCTAAAATATTCATTAGAGTCCAGGTTTATGTATATGAAAAAATacccttttaatattttattgaagaaaaacaaGACAGTGTTTACATTACAGCTGTTGCTATAAGAATACGTGTACTTCAGAGATCATATACAATACATGAGAATATGGCACATTAGCTATTGATGTTGGgattttttataatattataaatgaatatttaaacacCTGACTCAAAAGCAAAGAACCTTCATTACagtatttataaaaacataaatggaaCCCTCTGAATACAAATTCATTCAGAGAGTCACCTCAACTATATAGATGTGTCAATCAGGTAGTACATATTTTCAATAAGAAATGCAGAAACCTAGGAATTACCTTGGACCACTGCTGCCACATCACAGTTTGGATCAATGCTTCCAATGTGGGTTGGGTTTCCTGTCTGTAAGTCACTGAATATAAGGactgttgaaaaataaaaacaaagaatattgtTATAAAAATCAGGATAATAGTGATTAGAACTACCTCTGAGTAGTGAACTATCTAGTTAGAGTATGGCTTATATTCTACACCCATCTCTATATATCGTGACCATAATGAACTGACTTACTGTGCTGGTTCATCAGCATCCGGGTAGAAATACGGTTCATGTAAAATCGATCTAAGAAATACTGAAGATTTTGATTGGTGACTGGGTCAACTGTACAGGCATCTTTATACTCAAGGATTCCTTGTGCCATTGTAGGAACTACATTATAGTGTCTATTTCGAACTTTGATGAGGACATCTACAAAACTAAGTCAAAACACATTTACGGTTAGTAGAAGTTCAAatgtttcattaatttatatttcttagaTTACTTCAAAGAAGGTTAAAGCTTTTCTCAAGTACCTATctaaaaaaactaaataagttTGGATGAAGCTTTATTAAGACTCACTACAGATTCTTTGACTACAGTAGAGGAGATAGCTTCATAAAcagatttattttgcttttagctTACATGTAAAAATACCACCTCTGTGACTGGCATGTTCATTCTACTTGTTCACTAagccttctctttaaaaaaataagtaatattgaAGATGGCTTTAGAATGCCATTGTGAAAGAAACTTCAAACTTCCTGTCAGATTTAGAAGAGattcttatttcttattcttataGCTAGAAACTATCAGTTACTTTGAAAGAAAATGTGTACTCCAATGACACCAACATGCATTAACATAATGTAATAGTAAATCCCTCTACAAATCTAATCATCATACTAAATTTATAGTAAAAatagatttcctttaaaaaaagttctcTACACTTTTCATCCTCAGCATATTTTTCAATGCCATAATTttctattacttttaaaaaaccaacaagcCAAAACTTGTCATTTGTAAGGGGTAGTTATTTATTATTAAGGGTTATATTATAAATTATCCTTTAAGTTAGGTCTAAAAAATTTGATGTTGAAATAGTCAgagttttaggtgtaaggttaggttgtttattcgataattttcttgtttcttaaggtaggactgtattgctataaacttccctcttagaactgcttttgctgcgtcccataggttttgggtcgttgtgttttcgttgtcatttgtttctagatattttttgatttcctctttgatttctttagtgattccttggttgtttaagagtgaattgtttagcctccatgtgtttgtattttttgcagtttttttcctgtaattgatatctagtctcatggcgttgtggtctgagaagatgcttgatatgatttcagttttcttgaatttgctgaggtttgatttgtgacccaagatgtgatctatcctggaaaatgttccgtgtgcacttgagaagaaagtgtagtctgttgattttggatggaatgtcctataaatatcaattaagtcgagatggtctaatgtgtcatttaaagcttgtgtgtctttatttattttctgtttagatgatctgtccattgatgtaagtggggtgttcaagtctcccactatgattgtgttactgtcgatgtccccttttatagctgttagcatttgccttatgtattgaggtgctcctatattgggggcatagatatttaccattgtgatatggtcttcttgaatggatcccttgatagTCAAAGTTTTAGACACTTGCTCTAATGCATAAAACTTACTCTGATAATGCTTTCTGGTCCTCTGGGCTTTTCTCATGAAATTCCACCAATTCTGTCAGGCTCTGGATATACCTGTAAAGCGACAGGtgtgctttaaattttaaaattgaatagtCACTTACAAGTGGCTGAAAATAGATtgcttttttttcaaatgatttgaAGAGAGAAAgtattatgtttaaaattaaaactttcctCCAAGACATTTGGAAAACAATATGtgttagaaaaaagaaagctacaaATTTAATCCTCaactttctaaattaaaattatgtttaactATACTACATCACTATTCagttctctgttttgtttgtcaaatgtctttatttttatagcaaaagCATTTAGAAACAACTTTTACAGAAAGGCTTCATGTTTTTTTCCTACTATATTCATTCAGAGGTGAGTAGAAGTCTTGAAAGCAGCAGTAAATACTATGGATTGAATATGTGTTTCAGAGTGCAGTTGTTTACTGggtgtataatacatatatttcttaaatcaacagacaaaaagTTGTGCACTCAGTGGGTCAGGGTGAAGGTCTGCTGCATATCTGCTTCAGTGCATAACCTGGCTCTGTTCTCTGAAAATCTGCTCCTTTGCTTGATCTCCCCCCTCTAAGTCAGTATCTGTATTTGCAAAAGGAGATAATAACTGACACTGAGTGTtggctgtgtgccaggtactgttttcAGTGCTTTTCAAATGGACTACCTCATTTAATTACACTCAATTATCCCTTTGAGACATATACTTTATTCTCCTCAATAACAGATGGGGGAATTGAGGCCTAGAGATAAGACACTAGCCAAGGATTCCACAACTACCAAAagacagaggcaggatttgaatccaggaccTGCTTTGTTAATTGGTTTGTAAGTAAGAAAGATTAGCCCCTCTCTAAATAGTGGTCATTTGTATCTATTTCTAGGACAGGATTCTTTTTGCAATatcaaacttttttattatttaaaatacaaactaaTATTGTAACTGTCGATTATTTTTCgtattttcttcttaaagtaaaaattatattgtGAAAGTATCTACTTTTTCAGGgtaaaaatgtctgtttataGCTTTACAACTGCCCTTGTGATACCTTACcttaaattaatagaaaattcTTTATATCTTTCAAAGTATTTAAGGTTCAGACCACCTGTTTTCCAGTTATGATGTTAATATATTGTAAGAATTTATACTCAAGACAACTACCTTTAAAACTAAAGATCATTTCAGAATGGTTCACCACTTACCAGCTTTTAACTAATTGCACTGAAGAGGTATTTACTAATCGATCAGGGAGGATATAAATTTCCTTCAGGATGTTGGCTAGCCTCACAGGCAACTCTTGTCGCAAAAAAGCAAAAGAGGTTCTTTCACATGCGTTTTCTGAACCTGtaataaacaacatttatttagtttttggaAGAAAGTATATCTAAATTATATATTTGAGTAGCGTTAACTATCCAATATTGAACAcacgtacatatatacatatattacaaaattatatttcacCCTCAGTTGGGTAACTGCTTGTAGATAATCCAGGAGTAAGCACCTTCTTCttcattgtcttttgtctttttctttctttcttttttaaaaagtgaccaaATATgagaattattgttttctctttttgatgaGGATTCACTTCCAACAAGTCATAATATCTCACGGCTCTTAGTATTCATAAAGGAGTCCAGGATTTAGTCAAACCACAATGTCAAGGAGACAACATCATTCACAGAGTTCTAGATATGAAACTGGAGTGaggggaaaaggggtggggtgggagtccTGATGTTTCCAGACTAGTGATAAATAACGCCACATTTCAAtccttgaaattttctttatatgATTTCTGCACaaagtttgtaaatattttcagcagTAATgcaaatacatagaaaacaatgaagctaaagagacaaagaaatttGTTAGGAATACAGAAAGATGAATTCTGTGGAGGGGTGGCTAAAGGATAAAATCTCAATTCAAGGCGACTTTATATTAGGAATCTTCTCCAAGAAGTACTATGCAGTGAAGGAGGGGATAAAATTTCCAGTTCAATCTTAAATGGTGACTGAAGGCAAAAAGTATTTTGATTGAAAGCTTGggacagaaagaagaggaaagatgagCTCAAACCATCCAGCATCAGCGGGACTGCAAGTCGCCTTGACCTGCAGGTACAAACTGTCAGAAAAAAGGCAGATCTAAGAAAGGCAAGGTGTGCTGGCGTCGAAGTTCCAGGGTTCAGCAGGAAAGCGGACCCCAGATGTTTTAAGTAATGAGTCCAGCCCTCCCTACACCGGGTCTGAAAGTTAAGGCAGCTCCCCAGTCCCCGCCCGGGGCCCTACGTCCCCGCTCACCGAAGTCCAGCAGCTGCTTCATGGACAGCGGGGACGGGCTGTAGCGCGAGAAATGCTCGACCTCGCGGGGGACCAGGGAGCCGGCGCTGCGCATCGCGAAGCGTGCCGCCTTCATCTTGGTGCCCACCGTTCCTGCCACAAGCTGGGGCTGGTTTGTGGGCTGAAGGCTGCGGGGAGCCGGACCTGGGACCGTAGAGGCGGCGGGGCGCGTCCGGGCGGGAGGGCAAGTGGGCTGGCGGGCTGGTGCTCCCCGTCCCGGGCTGAGGTTCGGAGGTGCTTCGAGGTGGAGGAGTCAGGCAGTAAGTCGACGGAGCAGTTGATGGCTTGCAACTCAGGTTCGTGTCCTGTCACCACCTCCCGGCTCGCGAGGTTTTATTTGCTTCCCTGCACGCTCCCCGCCAGCTCCAAGGGGGAGGAGTCACTGCGACTTGGAGAGCTTCCTGAGCCTGGGGCTGCGCCAGTCTGTTCAGATAAAGAACTTTGGGCCCCGCCTCCAGGACGCGCAGGCCTGGCACCCGAGGCTGTGAGGGGTAAAGGGGATAGCAGGAAGCCAAAGCGGACGTCAGGAGGTACGTGGGCTCGAGATCAGCCACGTTGGGACAGGACCCCGGATACCGTGGGCTGGGGGCCGGCCCAGACTCGTCCTTGTTTACAGGGGAGAGGCTGTCTCAATGTCACGCATTCCTGGCTAGAAACTATTTCCAAGAATCTGGGCTCGCAGATGTCATTGGTCCTTGCTCAGAGCGGGGCTTTTACAGTAGCTAATTAGCTGCGTCCAAAAGTATGGGCTTCTCTGACACTGGACAGCGAAAAGAACAAACAGCCTAGAGTTCTTCCAGCTTTTTCTCCATCAGTGAATAGCGCACGTCGGGAACTGGAAGTTCCTTTTGCTGGGACTTGAGGAGCAGCCCAAAGtacgttttctttttcttgtggcgataaaaaaaaaattgtttctttccAGTAATACATTCCCTCCATTAGGTTTAactcttttaattaaaaacaatatttaaaagggATTAATTTGTCAGCTTGACTCACTTTTTTCTCTCCCATCAGAGAATTTGCTTACTCTGACCTCCTGGATGAAATGTTCTTTATCCAAATCTTTGCCTAAGACATTATTTTATACCAGTAAATGTCCAGCGCAAACTATGTGCTTCAAGATATCTTTCCTGATCGCCTCTCTTCACCCCTTCTTCCAAATATGGCTTTTTGTCACTTATGACATTATATTGTAGctatttgttcttattttgtgTCTTTCTGAACCCTCTCCCCGATAAAGATCAGGTTTGGGACCATATCTGATGTATCTTTCTGATTCCTACTCTGCTTTGTTGCTACTCAAGCTTAGACAGTTATGGGGAAAGTTCTAAATTTCATCTCCACTTGGAGATAGGTTTTGATACCACTATGATTTATATCTCTGTATTCTGAGTCTGTTTTTTACATATTTGCATAGCTCCATGAAACAATGACCACAAAAATGTTCAAGAAGTCACAAGACTCTCTGATGAAGCAAGTAAACTTAAGATTACAAAAagcccttctttttcctttaatacaTCCGAGgaacagaagtaaaagaaaagcaTGCATTTACTTATCTTACCCTGTGTGTGGGATCTGGAATAGGCAAAAATATATACTACAAAGAATTCTACTCTTTAATTTGCAGAGGAAAGGCAATGGAAATGATGCATTATAAGCAGGTTTAATTTAGGAAAGCCCCATTGAGCACTTGATCTGGCTTTCCCAGCACTACTCCCATATGGGTGGTGGGATGATTAAAGATCAGGTGAAGTCATATGATGTTGATAGAGATGGCTAAGGGCTAAATGTGAACTGAGGTCACCAAACTTTTGTGTGCACGTCATCCCATCCGATAATATTTACCAGGTTATTCTCACAGTACATTACATCCTTCTCTGTCATTTCTCTATGACGGGAACTGTTGTTTTGACTGGCAACAGTTATGGTAGCTAAGCTGGGATAGACAGGTCAAGTTGTATACCCAGTTGGCTAAGATGCTCTGTATTACCGTGATTAGAATGTGACCTGGAAAGAGAGTTGCATTTCTATTCCCAGGCTGACCTCAGAACTTGGAGGTGACCCAGTTGCtatgaaagtaaaagaaagggaATTATTTAGGAGCAATGGATATGGACAAATCTGCACATTTGAGTAAAGGGTAGAGCTTCAGGAGCACAAGTCACACTTTGCCAAAGGACTGGGCATGTCCAGTTTAACAAAATGCATCAAGACCCTAAAGAGAAGCCCATTCAACTTTTCCACCTCTAGGAGCATATTCCAAGgaagcaattaaaaatatacatatacataacaGGAACTTTAGAAGCCATGATGGAAAGATGAAGAGATTTGActacagaaaatttaaagttaaaaaaatgaagagcatACTTGGAGAAAATATGTTCAAAGTATATAAGACGTGAATGGTTATTTAAGAAATGGCCATTTCAACGCAGAACAAAATAGACATGCTCTGTACCCTCATGGAGATTATAGACTTGTGGGGGAAACAGGCATTACAAAAGCAAATGGACAATGAGAGCTATGAAGAAAATTCATATAAAGAATATAATTGGAAGTACTGCAATACCAGGTCGATGCGTGGAGTGGATGGAGCAAGCTCCTATTCCAACTCCCTGCTCCAAAAATCCATTTAATATATTGTCCTCGGATAGAGGACGTATCAGATGTTAAACTGATAAGAACAGatactacacttgatcttagccaaaaggccgagaagcgatacAGAGAATATtctggactggagaactcggggtatgggagggggcggggggtgaaggggaaactgagacgaagcgagagagtagcacagacatatacatactaccaactgtaaaatagtcagtgggaagttgttgtataacaaagggagtccaactcgaggatggaagatgccttagaggactggggcagggagggtgggggggactcgagggggggagtcaaggaagggagggaatatggggatatgtgtataaaaacagatgattgaacctggtgtacccccccaaaaaaataataataataataaattaaaaaaaaaaagtttccaggaaaaaaaaacaaaaaaacaaaaatgaatttaaatatctTCCCTCTGTGTTTTCATAAAGAATGTGGATGGGGGGGTTATTTCTAAAACCGTAATAAAAGGTAACCTTTctttatggcaaaaaaaaaaaaaaaaaaaagaatataattggCTGGAACTACCTTAGACTTGTGGGCGAGGACGGTCTCTCTGAGAGAGTAACAATTATAAGAGATGGAGCAGCCTTCCATTGGGGGATGAGAAGGGAATATTAGTGAAAGCATATTGGTGAAGATATTGACGAAACCAAGGCTTAAATCACTATTTGGTCTGTGATAGTTCTTAAAATTGGTGCTTTCAGAGGATACTAGGTATCAGGAGTTAGACTGGATGCATTGGTGGGtgcaaaaacattttctttcaagtATCTCAGACTAATAGTGGGCGGTAGAAAACAATGGTCAACGAAACAAAGTTATGGAACTTCTATTTAATCCCCAGAgcaaaaaaattacaattaatgCATTAAGAACAGTTCGTAAAAGATTTGTTCAAGGTGTCACGTTGGTGGTGACAGTAACGCTGTGGGACGGTGGTGATGGTAGCAGTGCTCTGGAGCGTTGGAGGAAGAGCTATGCTGGAGAGCACGGTATGCTTTCTCTGAGGACTGGCTTTGGGGATAACCTTGGAAGGATGAGGAAGATTTTGGCAAATTATTGGTAGATGATGTGGAAGGATGTCTAAGCCTGAGAAAAAGCACAGATGTGCAAGCTAGCGATATAGTAGAAAAATACGGACTAGTTtaccagaggcaggaggaaatGGAAGATTGGGTTATATCATGAAAGCTTTAAATGCTGGTGTGAGGACTTTGCTATTCCTGGAGTAGGCAACATGGAACTGTTGAAGTCTTTTAGGCAGCAAGCAATGTGCTCCCTGCTCAAATTTGTTAGCAGCTAAACAATTCAAGGCAACTAAACTTTATTGAACATctgttatgtaccaggcactatgaTAGGTGCTGgggacataaagaagaaaaaggcatCGTTCCTTTCTTCAAGGATTAGAAAAAGACATGTAAGTACAATAAGTCCCttacatatgaacaagttccgttctgagagcacgtttgtaagtccaacaaagttagcctaggtaaccagctaacacaatcagctatatagtgcTGTGTTGTAATagctttataatacttttcacgcaaataatacataaaaaaaaaaacaaacaccaaaaataaagaaaatgttttaatcttatagtatagtaccttgaaaagtacagtagctGGCATACAGGGCTGGcctcaagtgaacaggcaagaaaagTTACTGAGTGGAGGAGCAAGAGGAGGTGGAAGCTGGTAGAGCTGAGGGATCGTCATCAATagagacggagggcaagctgcaatttcactcacacctgacgtGATTGGACGTGCAAgtgcacgttcacatctttggaAGTTCGCAACTTTAAGGTTTATGTGTAGGAGACTTActgaatctaaagaaaaaatagcatGATGCATAAAAGGTATGTGTTGGGGTTGGCGGAAGAGCAAGCAGTCAGCAAAGACTTTCTTAGATGAGGTGACACATCTGAGTTATAAAGGTAGAACAGAAGTTCACAGGCAGACAGAGGAAAGGTGTTGGGGTGATGgggagaggaaatgaaaagagcCATTTGGTTGGTAAAATCTCTAGGCTTTGTCAAATCCgagaaggaagaatgaaaaaacaGTTCTCTGATGTTCTAAGCCTGTGCTACTGGGATGGGGTGATTTCAACAATAGAAGCAGAAGTCAAAAGGGTCAGGAGGAAAGGATAGGTTGACCGAGGAGGGggaacatgggggtgggggtgggggggcggggaacaCAAATGATGGGTTTGTTTAGGAACACTTTGAGTTAATAAGAAACCGCTGAGGAAACTGTCATGGCTGTAATTACTGGTGAAGATGAGAACTCAAAGGCTATTAAGGCATTGCTGAGAAGTGAAGATAGATGAGTGAGTCTCTCTCCAGTTTCTTTACACAAGGCTCCCCTTTACTATTAGCCTACAGCCGTGTCTCACTTTTTTCCATGCACAGTGCTTCCTTCTGGAGCAGTCCTTGGTTTCATTCTTGGCCTCCCCACATTTATCAAGGCCAGACTCCCTCCCTTCACTAATGCAACACCAAAGCAAACCagttctccttctcctcctcttcctcctcctccttttttttccatCCGTAGCTTCAGTGTTATCAGAAAAAAGCAAGTGAATCCTGACGCTAACACATCTTgactttctgtggggaaacaagaaaaatttttgcCTCAGCTCCAAATACAGGTTTAGGGTTCGTTTCCCCCCAGAAATTTCCCAATTGTGTTTAATGTTTGCATTTACAAAACAATAAGAGAAGatgagcaaaggaaataaaaaattaactaaagaaaaaacataatagACATGTGGAAACATTCTGAGACTAACGAATgagtaggaaaataaaaactaataagaTAATGAGACATCATTGTTCTACCATCAGATTGGCAAATAATGAAAAGGCTGATAACATCTGATGTTGGCAAGTCCTGGGGAAATGAGCTCTCTCCTATACTATTTATGGAAGTGTAAAATTGGCAACATTTTTTGGAAGGCAATTGGcagaatctataaaaattttaaggataGTTACCTCATGTTTCAGCCATTCCACTTCTAGAAACTTATCCTGCAGTTTTACTAACAGAGAGCATAAAGATTTATGTACACAattgttcactgcagtattacctgtaagaaaaaatttgaaaacaaagcaaCTTGTCTATTCATgggggaatggataaataaataatacctaTGCACTAAAATACTTGCTGTTAGTTGCAGGGTGTGCTGTTTCTTAGCTGACAGCATTCAGCTGCAGCACCTTTGGGGTCCACATAGTATAGGAAGCAATGCCACACTTTTCTTATGTAAGCCCCTGTGATGGATAAGCACCTAGGGCTGGCCATTTCTCCTCAGTGTGGGACTTTACTAATGGAACTCCTTTGCTCTGAGGACCTCTCTGGGTTGGCTGAGGATTTTCAGATTTGCATCATGGTCTGAGTCTGTCCCTACTCATTTCTGCTTCCCATGTCCCCTTTTCTTTCACAGGTGTCATATATACACCACAGTTTGAAAGCTTTCCCTGCCCAGTACTGCTTCTTCCCCCTTAGCCTTTCACAGGCCACCCCTCAGCCAGCCCAGCTGGGGCCTCTGGAGCAAACATTTCCCATTAGAAGTGTCCTATATTTGGCAGAGATAGAAATCATTTCTCTGGTCCTTGAGTGTATAACTGGGATTTACATACTTGGGAATTGGCATATGGAATAATTCCACATTAGGTCCTTGGCCTGTGGGGTTAGAACTGTCAAAGTGGGGAAAGCCAATTATAAGCTtctgaaacaaatacaaaacaatatgGTATCCTGGTGGGAATGATGAAGATTACTTCCATTCTTATAAAGTATCTCAAGGGTGGTGGTTCTGTCATATCTCCACTGAATTCATCTGTGGAAACTggatggttctttgagaatgaCTGTGAACTACTATAAACCAATGGAATAGTAGCCCCGATGGAAAGTGCTGTGCTGGATGTGGTACTTTTGCTAGAGCAGATTAATATGGTCCCAGGTACACGTTATATAGTCACAGATTTGGTAagtgtatgtttttgtttctacaaaaaccaaccaacaaacaaaaaccccaaaacctctTTCACTCATCTCAACATCTGCCTACCAGAGGACCTACACTGACGTTGTCTCTATATTGGAAAATTGTCCTCTATATTTTGCTAATTGTAAAAAGCATGTCGCAGACTAATATGTATATAGTAAGGTccaatttttatttaagaaagaaagaaaaaataataaacactgaaTATTTGAATATGGCTTGATATGTACATGTAAAGAATCTGGGAAGGAATAACACCAAACAGTCATGGTACTGGGGGTGTGTGGAAGGAGAAACTCTCACTTCTTACTTTACACTCCATATTATGTTCTCCACGATGCATGGCTTTTTGCCTTATACACTAAAGCCAATGATAGTTCTTGGCCAAATGaacagtatataaaataataccACCCTGGGAATGATTGTTCCAGGTCACTTGTTTGCCCTTACATTTTTCTCCTCCCACAGGATTCTGGATTGAAGCAACAGTGGATTGAAGCAGCTAGGAAGGAGATCACTGCTATTTGCTAACTAT
The window above is part of the Hippopotamus amphibius kiboko isolate mHipAmp2 chromosome 4, mHipAmp2.hap2, whole genome shotgun sequence genome. Proteins encoded here:
- the PDK4 gene encoding pyruvate dehydrogenase kinase, isozyme 4, producing MKAARFAMRSAGSLVPREVEHFSRYSPSPLSMKQLLDFGSENACERTSFAFLRQELPVRLANILKEIYILPDRLVNTSSVQLVKSWYIQSLTELVEFHEKSPEDQKALSDFVDVLIKVRNRHYNVVPTMAQGILEYKDACTVDPVTNQNLQYFLDRFYMNRISTRMLMNQHILIFSDLQTGNPTHIGSIDPNCDVAAVVQDAFECSKMLCDQYYLTSPELKLTQVNGKFPGQPIHIVYVPSHLHHMLFELFKNAMRATVEHQENWPSLTPIEVIVVLGKEDLTIKISDRGGGVPLRIIDRLFSYTYSTAPTPVMDNSRNAPLAGFGYGLPISRLYAKYFQGDLNLYSLPGYGTDAIIYLKALSSESVEKLPVFNKSAFKHYQTGSEAGDWCIPSKEPRNLAKEKVAV